TTTTTCTTAATGAGCAGGTTAGATATGAATTTTTCTGATATATTTTCTAAAATAAGAAAAGCACAACCACGTCCAGAAGAGGCACCGACGCATTGGGTAAAATGCGATAGTTGCCATTCATTGATGTATTATAAAGAGGTTGAAGCGTGTTTTAACGTATGTCCAAAATGTGGTTATCATATGAGATTAAAGCCTATTGATCGTATAAATTTACTATGTGATGAAGGCAGTTTTGTAGAGCTTAATACAAATTTAAAACCAACCGATCCGTTAAATTTCGTAGATAAAAAATCATATAAAAAACGTATAACCGAAAGCAAAGAAAAAACTGGACGAACTAGCTCCGTGATATGCGGTGAAGGCAAATGTAATGGAATTAACATTCAACTTGTTGTTTTTGACTTTAACTTTATGGGTGGCTCACTAGCTTCGGTAGAGGGCGAAAAGATCGTTCGTGCAATCAAACGCTCTATCAAAAAGCAAGAGCCACTTATAATTATAAGTGCATCTGGCGGTGCAAGAATGCAAGAGAGTACCTTTTCACTTATGCAAATGTCTAAAACCTCGGCTGCACTTAAACTACTTGATGAGGCAAAAGTACCTTATATATCGATACTTACAGATCCGACTATGGGTGGCGTAAGTGCCTCATTTGCTTGGTTGGGCGATATTATTATTGCTGAGCCTGGTGCCCTCATAGGATTTGCTGGGCAACGCGTTATAAAGCAAACTATCGGCTCAGATCTACCAGAAGGCTTTCAAAGATCTGAGTTTTTGCTAGAACATGGGCTTATAGATGCTATCGTGCCACGAAATGAGCATAAAAAATTTATAAGCGATATGCTCAATTTGCTTGATAACAAACAAAAAAATACCATCAAAGATAGTAAAATTCAATTAGATCTGGATGATTACGAAAAATCAAACAATAAGCCGTTTGAGCTGAAGCTAAAGAGCAAAGGTTAAGTCGTTGGAAATTTCTGTATTTAGTATACAAAAATCACGTGCAGATATCTTTGAAAATGAGATAAAAGAGTATATAAAAATGTCTGCCAAATTTGCTAATATAAACGATAAGATTATATTTAGCGACAAGATAGCAAAGGCACAAACCTTGGGACGTTTAGAGGCGTTAAGTGCCTACAATGAAGTTTATGAGCCAAATTTAAAAGGTTTTTGCATCGCACTTGATGAACGTGGAGAGTCGCTAGATAGCTATAAATTTGCCAAAATTTTTGAAAATAACGCTCAAATAAATTTTTTTATAGGTGGAGCTTATGGGCTTAGCGATGAGCTAAAGCAAAAGATGCAAAGAGTCATTAGTCTTAGCAAAATGACAATAGCCCACAAGATAGCAAAGCTCGTACTTTTTGAGCAAATTTTTAGAGGGCTTTGCATAAACGCAAACCATCCATATCACAAATAAGGAATCAAATGACGCAAAATGAGTTAGAATTTTTCAAAAAACTTCTTGAAGAGAGAAAAAATCAAATCAAAAAAAATATAGACGACGCTTCTCGTGAAGTCAGCGGGCTTCGTGATAGTGGTGCTAGTGATGAGTTTGATATAGCTTCGATAAACACAGATCAACTAATCGAACAATCAATATCTACACAACAAAGAGCTGAGCTAAACGAAATAGATACATCTTTAAACAAAATAGCAAACAAGACTTATGGGATATGCGAAATGTGCGAAGAGGATATAGGTATAGCTCGTCTAAAAGTCAAGCCACATGCTAGATACTGTATAACGTGTAGAGAGATCGTAGAAAAAACATCTAAAATTTAAAGGAATGGTATGAAAACGAGAAAATTTCTTATTTATTCTATCGTGTATATATGTTTGGTTGGAATTTTAACCTATTCGCTTAACAACACTGAGTATTCGTCACCTGAAA
This window of the Campylobacter anatolicus genome carries:
- a CDS encoding 23S rRNA (pseudouridine(1915)-N(3))-methyltransferase RlmH, whose translation is MEISVFSIQKSRADIFENEIKEYIKMSAKFANINDKIIFSDKIAKAQTLGRLEALSAYNEVYEPNLKGFCIALDERGESLDSYKFAKIFENNAQINFFIGGAYGLSDELKQKMQRVISLSKMTIAHKIAKLVLFEQIFRGLCINANHPYHK
- the accD gene encoding acetyl-CoA carboxylase, carboxyltransferase subunit beta; its protein translation is MNFSDIFSKIRKAQPRPEEAPTHWVKCDSCHSLMYYKEVEACFNVCPKCGYHMRLKPIDRINLLCDEGSFVELNTNLKPTDPLNFVDKKSYKKRITESKEKTGRTSSVICGEGKCNGINIQLVVFDFNFMGGSLASVEGEKIVRAIKRSIKKQEPLIIISASGGARMQESTFSLMQMSKTSAALKLLDEAKVPYISILTDPTMGGVSASFAWLGDIIIAEPGALIGFAGQRVIKQTIGSDLPEGFQRSEFLLEHGLIDAIVPRNEHKKFISDMLNLLDNKQKNTIKDSKIQLDLDDYEKSNNKPFELKLKSKG
- the dksA gene encoding RNA polymerase-binding protein DksA — translated: MTQNELEFFKKLLEERKNQIKKNIDDASREVSGLRDSGASDEFDIASINTDQLIEQSISTQQRAELNEIDTSLNKIANKTYGICEMCEEDIGIARLKVKPHARYCITCREIVEKTSKI